From the Hevea brasiliensis isolate MT/VB/25A 57/8 chromosome 15, ASM3005281v1, whole genome shotgun sequence genome, one window contains:
- the LOC110654680 gene encoding transcription factor bHLH71, with amino-acid sequence MTLEALSSNDFLNFIIYDTISATPYGSQDSLETSLLWESSSRSQDHGRALSSCSLMTRQRRSREPESVDWKQNLAVQGRKKRRRKPRVCKNKEEAETQRMTHIAVERNRRKQMNEYLAVLRSLMPESYVQRGDQASIVGGAVEFVKELEHLLHSLEAQKVQLLHGLKGPSEDTSISTGTSKSQFPPPFAQFFVYPQYTCSQMPNKYTSKAKASIADIEVTLIETHANLRILSRKRPRQLFKFVTGFQTLYLTILHINVTTMDPLVLYSISAKLEEECQLTSVDDIAGAVHHMLRKIEEETTLF; translated from the exons ATGACCCTAGAAGCACTATCTTCCAATGATTTCTTGAATTTTATTATCTATGACACCATTTCGGCAACTCCTTATGGTAGCCAGGACTCTTTAGAGACAAGTCTCTTGTGGGAAAGCAGTTCGAGATCTCAGGACCATGGTAGAGCTCTGAGCAGCTGTTCACTAATGACTCGACAAAGGCGCTCAAGGGAACCTGAATCTGTCGACTGGAAGCAGAATTTGGCTGTGCagggaagaaagaaaagaagaagaaagccaagagtatGCAAGAACAAAGAAGAAGCTGAGACTCAAAGAATGACACACATTGCTGTTGAGAGGAATAGGCGAAAACAGATGAATGAATATCTGGCCGTTTTGAGATCTCTCATGCCTGAATCTTATGTTCAAAGG GGCGACCAGGCCTCCATAGTAGGTGGTGCCGTAGAGTTTGTCAAGGAGTTAGAGCACCTCTTGCATTCCCTTGAAGCTCAAAAGGTCCAACTACTACATGGGTTGAAAGGACCCAGTGAAGATACCAGCATTAGCACTGGAACCTCTAAATCCCAGTTTCCACCCCCTTTTGCACAATTTTTTGTGTATCCTCAGTACACTTGCTCTCAAATGCCTAACAAGTATACATCCAAGGCTAAAGCATCAATAGCTGATATTGAGGTCACTTTGATAGAAACCCATGCAAATCTTCGGATTCTCTCAAGAAAAAGGCCAAGACAGCTCTTCAAGTTTGTTACTGGATTTCAAACACTTTACCTTACCATTCTTCACATCAATGTGACTACTATGGACCCATTGGTTCTCTATTCAATCAGTGCCAAG CTTGAAGAAGAATGCCAACTCACTTCTGTGGATGACATAGCAGGAGCAGTACACCACATGCTTAGAAAAATTGAGGAAGAAACTACTCTATTTTGA